The following proteins are co-located in the Myroides profundi genome:
- a CDS encoding porin: MKKLLQCLFLLCPMLIMAQEIKHETTSNELKLEQLPYYSYGKGLGMTSADSIFQLNIRFRMQNRLTFNENDGEKNTYEGEIRRLRLRLDGFVGSPKFLYVIQLSFAPKDLGTTKENEPINIIRDAALTYRPNENWNFIFGQTKLPGNRQRINSSGALQLTDRSINNAKFNIDRDFGIQAYYLHEKKNEFGYNIKTAVSTGRGRNFSGSESDSYALTGRVELFPLGSFSKNGAFFEGDLAREATPKLMLSGTYHRNNNAQKTQGQTGSKLYDPKSFNSLMLDGIVKYNGWAGMISYMDRTLDDAITYSYDANNVQTGTSAVFAGRGMDYQLSYIFPSNYEIIGRVSSQKMKDQLHETLNMPNTTQFSLGANKYLWEHTFKLQAELTYDKQEFYQGPTKNNWYFRVQFEIGI, from the coding sequence AGGAAATTAAGCATGAAACCACTAGTAATGAATTAAAATTAGAACAACTACCGTACTATAGCTATGGTAAAGGACTAGGAATGACTTCTGCAGACAGTATCTTCCAGCTGAATATCCGATTCAGAATGCAGAACAGATTAACCTTCAATGAAAACGATGGTGAGAAAAATACTTATGAAGGAGAAATTAGAAGATTACGTCTAAGACTTGACGGTTTCGTAGGTAGCCCTAAGTTCTTATATGTAATTCAGCTTTCATTCGCTCCTAAAGATTTAGGAACAACCAAAGAGAATGAACCTATTAATATCATCCGTGATGCTGCCTTAACGTATCGTCCTAACGAAAACTGGAACTTTATCTTCGGACAGACTAAGCTACCTGGTAACAGACAACGTATTAACTCATCAGGAGCGCTTCAGTTAACAGACCGTTCTATTAATAACGCTAAATTTAATATTGACCGTGACTTCGGTATCCAAGCTTATTATTTACACGAAAAGAAGAATGAGTTCGGATATAATATTAAGACTGCTGTATCTACAGGTAGAGGTCGTAACTTCTCAGGTAGCGAAAGCGATAGTTATGCATTAACAGGTAGAGTAGAGTTATTTCCTTTAGGTAGTTTCTCTAAGAATGGAGCATTCTTTGAAGGTGACTTAGCTAGAGAAGCAACACCTAAATTAATGTTATCAGGAACATATCACCGAAATAACAATGCTCAAAAAACTCAAGGGCAAACAGGTAGCAAACTATACGATCCTAAATCATTTAACTCTCTTATGTTAGATGGTATCGTTAAGTACAACGGATGGGCAGGTATGATTTCATACATGGATAGAACTTTAGATGATGCTATCACTTATAGCTATGACGCAAATAATGTTCAAACAGGAACATCTGCCGTATTTGCAGGACGTGGTATGGATTACCAATTAAGTTATATCTTCCCAAGTAACTATGAAATCATTGGTAGAGTGTCTAGTCAGAAAATGAAAGATCAATTACACGAAACTCTAAATATGCCTAATACTACACAATTTAGTTTAGGAGCAAACAAATACCTTTGGGAGCATACTTTTAAGTTACAAGCAGAACTAACGTATGATAAACAAGAGTTCTACCAAGGTCCTACGAAGAACAACTGGTACTTTAGAGTACAGTTTGAAATAGGAATATAA